In Streptomyces dangxiongensis, one DNA window encodes the following:
- a CDS encoding resuscitation-promoting factor has product MSTSQYETQEAYGPHGAPPGAPDGAWPALHDAETVTYGVPVHGVPVPVHAYDDTYRPAYEARTAPLPVAPTLAPSAAPTLALTRAPAPVPTPTLTAAPAYEPGAHAGTDGRASRRRRARYTERPDSAMRRLLPQALVVAFLAGGTTAFVAEDKAVDLSVDGRQRILHTFADDVGDLLAEEGVRAGAHDMIAPVPGAALHSGDAVAVRYGRPVRLTLDGRPREVWTTAHTVEGALDELGVRAEGAYLSASRSRPIGRAGLALDVRTERAVTVLADGRTRTVRTNAATVREAVEEAGITLRGQDTVSVPPHSFPRDGQTVTVLRISGVREVRDEQVPFGVRRVQDPTLFRGTEVIARPGQPGLRRTTYVLRTVNGVREKPRRERTELVREPRRQVVRVGTRPRPASVDGADHLNWRGLAACESGGRPHAVDASGTYGGLYQFDARTWRSLGGSGRPQDAPAEEQTYRAKKLYMSRGATPWPHCGARLHT; this is encoded by the coding sequence GTGAGCACATCGCAGTACGAGACCCAAGAGGCGTACGGCCCCCACGGCGCGCCACCCGGTGCGCCCGACGGCGCGTGGCCCGCTCTGCACGACGCGGAGACCGTGACGTACGGGGTCCCGGTGCACGGGGTCCCGGTCCCGGTGCACGCGTACGACGACACCTACCGGCCCGCGTACGAGGCGCGGACGGCCCCGCTCCCGGTGGCACCCACACTCGCGCCCTCGGCAGCCCCCACGCTCGCGCTCACCCGGGCGCCCGCGCCCGTTCCCACGCCTACGCTGACGGCGGCGCCCGCGTACGAGCCGGGCGCGCACGCCGGAACGGACGGGCGGGCCTCGCGCCGGCGCAGGGCCCGCTACACCGAGCGCCCGGACTCCGCCATGCGCCGCCTGCTGCCGCAGGCACTGGTCGTGGCCTTCCTCGCCGGCGGCACCACCGCCTTCGTCGCCGAGGACAAAGCCGTCGACCTGAGCGTCGACGGCCGGCAGCGCATCCTGCACACCTTCGCCGACGACGTGGGCGACCTGCTCGCCGAGGAGGGCGTACGGGCGGGAGCGCACGACATGATCGCGCCCGTTCCCGGCGCGGCGCTGCACAGCGGCGACGCGGTCGCGGTGCGGTACGGCCGCCCCGTCCGGCTCACCCTGGACGGCCGGCCGCGCGAGGTGTGGACGACGGCGCACACGGTGGAGGGCGCGCTTGACGAGCTGGGGGTGCGCGCCGAGGGCGCCTACCTGTCGGCCTCCCGCTCCCGGCCCATCGGACGCGCCGGGCTCGCGCTCGACGTGCGCACCGAGCGCGCCGTCACCGTCCTCGCGGACGGCCGGACCCGGACCGTCCGCACCAACGCGGCCACCGTCCGCGAGGCGGTCGAGGAGGCCGGGATCACCCTGCGCGGCCAGGACACCGTCTCCGTCCCCCCGCACAGCTTCCCGCGCGACGGGCAGACGGTGACCGTGCTGCGGATCAGCGGCGTCCGGGAGGTCCGCGACGAGCAGGTCCCGTTCGGGGTCCGGCGCGTCCAGGACCCCACCCTGTTCCGCGGCACCGAGGTCATCGCCCGGCCCGGACAGCCCGGACTGCGCCGGACCACCTACGTGCTGCGCACCGTCAACGGGGTCCGGGAGAAACCGCGCCGGGAGCGGACCGAGCTGGTGCGCGAGCCGCGCCGGCAGGTGGTGCGGGTGGGCACCAGACCGCGGCCCGCCTCCGTGGACGGCGCCGACCACCTGAACTGGCGCGGCCTCGCGGCCTGCGAGTCCGGCGGCCGGCCGCACGCGGTGGATGCCTCGGGGACGTACGGCGGCCTGTACCAGTTCGACGCGCGCACCTGGCGCAGCCTCGGCGGCAGCGGACGCCCCCAGGACGCACCGGCGGAGGAGCAGACGTACCGCGCGAAGAAGCTGTACATGAGCCGCGGCGCGACCCCCTGGCCGCACTGCGGGGCACGCCTGCACACGTAG
- a CDS encoding TatD family hydrolase: protein MPSNTGRGSTDDRNAAPPLPAPLQVPVADSHTHLDMQSGTVEQALAKAASVGVTTVVQVGCDIKGSQWAAQTAAAFDAVHAAVALHPNEAPRIVHGDPDGWSRQGARTPGGDAALDEALAEIDRLAGLPQVKGVGETGLDHFRTGPGGKAAQERSFRAHIEIAKRHGKALVIHDRDAHDDVLRILKEEGAPERTVFHCYSGDAEMAGICAREGYYMSFAGNVTFKNAQNLRDALAAAPLELVLVETDAPFLTPAPYRGRPNAPYLVPVTVRAMAAVRGTGEDTLATALNANTARAFGY, encoded by the coding sequence ATGCCTTCGAACACCGGCCGCGGCTCCACGGACGACCGCAACGCGGCACCACCGCTCCCGGCACCCCTCCAGGTGCCCGTCGCCGACTCGCACACCCATCTCGACATGCAGTCCGGCACCGTCGAGCAGGCTCTGGCGAAGGCCGCGTCGGTGGGCGTCACGACGGTCGTCCAGGTCGGCTGCGACATCAAGGGCTCGCAGTGGGCCGCACAGACCGCGGCGGCGTTCGACGCCGTCCACGCCGCCGTCGCCCTCCACCCCAACGAGGCACCGCGCATCGTCCACGGCGACCCCGACGGCTGGTCCCGGCAGGGCGCCCGCACACCGGGCGGCGACGCGGCGCTGGACGAGGCCCTCGCCGAGATCGACCGGCTGGCCGGGCTGCCCCAGGTGAAGGGCGTCGGCGAGACCGGGCTCGACCACTTCCGCACCGGACCCGGCGGCAAGGCCGCACAGGAGCGGTCCTTCCGCGCCCACATCGAGATCGCCAAGCGGCACGGCAAAGCGCTCGTCATCCACGACCGCGACGCCCACGACGACGTCCTGCGCATCCTGAAGGAGGAGGGCGCCCCCGAGCGCACCGTCTTCCACTGCTACTCCGGCGACGCCGAGATGGCCGGGATCTGCGCCCGCGAGGGCTACTACATGTCCTTCGCCGGGAACGTCACCTTCAAGAACGCCCAGAACCTGCGGGACGCGCTCGCCGCCGCCCCGCTGGAGCTGGTCCTCGTGGAGACCGACGCGCCCTTCCTGACCCCGGCGCCGTACCGCGGACGGCCCAACGCCCCGTACCTCGTCCCGGTCACGGTCCGCGCCATGGCCGCCGTGCGCGGCACCGGCGAGGACACGCTGGCGACGGCCCTGAACGCGAACACCGCCCGCGCCTTCGGGTACTGA
- a CDS encoding dolichyl-phosphate-mannose--protein mannosyltransferase — protein sequence MTSTASSMDLRQGQAPHDRRPSWQQRLRRFGYAPSADAPTGDVRDRLVPPYAEPSPRLWRVFGVPPVLAERITRWSAWGGPLLVTLMAGLMRFWKLGRPDEVIFDETYYAKDAWAIVHRGFEVSWDKYGKTANDLVLHQHDRIGIPTDPSYVVHPPVGKYVIGLGELMFGFDPFGWRFMTAVLGTLSVLLLCRIGRRMFRSTFLGCLAGALMAVDGLHFVMSRTSLLDGVLMFFVVAAFGCLVVDRDRARERLAAALPVDPDGRVRPDAHVADTFRFGLRPWRWAAGLMLGLAVGTKWNGLYVLAAFCVMTVLWDVGTRRVAGARRPYAAVLKYDTGLAFAATVPVALVVYVASWTGWILSATDGTGGYYRNWADTEGKGGTWSFLPDWLRSLWHYEHEVYEFHLHLSQPHTYQSNPWSWIVLGRPVSYFYESPSPGADGCPVDAGQKCAREVLALGTPLLWWAACFALVYVLWRWAFRRDWRAGAIACGIAAGYLPWFLYQERTIFLFYAVVFLPFLCLALAMMTGAVIGPPGSSDTRRVIGASAAGVLVLLIAWNFIYFWPLYTGTAIPLDSWRSRMWLDTWV from the coding sequence GTGACCAGTACCGCGTCCTCCATGGACCTCCGGCAGGGGCAGGCGCCGCACGACCGGCGGCCGTCGTGGCAGCAGCGGCTGCGCCGCTTCGGGTACGCGCCGTCCGCGGACGCGCCCACGGGCGACGTACGCGACCGGCTGGTGCCGCCGTACGCCGAGCCGAGTCCCCGGCTGTGGCGGGTGTTCGGCGTGCCGCCGGTCCTGGCCGAGCGGATCACCCGCTGGTCGGCCTGGGGCGGGCCGCTGCTGGTGACGCTGATGGCGGGCCTGATGCGGTTCTGGAAGCTGGGCCGGCCGGATGAGGTGATATTCGACGAGACGTACTACGCGAAGGACGCGTGGGCGATCGTCCACCGCGGTTTCGAGGTGAGCTGGGACAAGTACGGCAAGACCGCCAACGATCTGGTGCTGCACCAGCACGACCGGATCGGCATCCCGACGGATCCGTCGTACGTCGTGCATCCGCCGGTCGGCAAGTACGTCATCGGGCTGGGCGAGCTGATGTTCGGGTTCGACCCGTTCGGCTGGCGGTTCATGACGGCGGTGCTGGGGACGCTGAGCGTGCTGCTGCTGTGCCGGATCGGGCGCCGGATGTTCCGCTCGACGTTCCTCGGCTGCCTCGCGGGCGCGCTGATGGCGGTGGACGGACTGCACTTCGTGATGAGCCGCACCTCGCTGCTCGACGGGGTGCTGATGTTCTTCGTGGTGGCCGCGTTCGGCTGCCTGGTCGTCGACCGGGACCGGGCCCGGGAGCGGCTGGCCGCCGCGCTGCCCGTGGACCCGGACGGCCGGGTCCGCCCGGACGCGCACGTCGCCGACACGTTCCGCTTCGGTCTGCGGCCCTGGCGCTGGGCGGCCGGGCTGATGCTGGGCCTGGCCGTCGGCACGAAGTGGAACGGCCTGTACGTGCTGGCCGCGTTCTGTGTGATGACGGTCCTGTGGGACGTCGGCACCCGCAGGGTGGCGGGCGCCCGCCGCCCGTACGCCGCCGTCCTCAAGTACGACACCGGCCTCGCGTTCGCGGCGACGGTCCCGGTGGCCCTCGTCGTCTACGTGGCGTCCTGGACGGGCTGGATCCTGTCCGCGACCGACGGCACCGGCGGCTACTACCGCAACTGGGCGGACACCGAGGGCAAGGGCGGCACGTGGTCCTTCCTGCCGGACTGGCTGCGCAGCCTGTGGCACTACGAGCACGAGGTGTACGAGTTCCACCTGCACCTGTCGCAGCCGCACACGTACCAGTCCAACCCGTGGAGCTGGATCGTGCTGGGCCGCCCGGTGTCGTACTTCTACGAGTCCCCCTCCCCCGGCGCCGACGGCTGCCCCGTGGACGCGGGCCAGAAGTGCGCCCGCGAGGTCCTCGCGCTCGGCACGCCGCTGCTGTGGTGGGCGGCCTGCTTCGCGCTCGTCTACGTCCTGTGGCGGTGGGCGTTCCGCCGGGACTGGCGGGCCGGCGCCATCGCCTGCGGCATCGCGGCGGGCTACCTCCCCTGGTTCCTGTACCAGGAGCGGACGATCTTCCTCTTCTACGCGGTCGTCTTCCTGCCGTTCCTGTGCCTGGCGCTGGCCATGATGACCGGCGCGGTGATCGGCCCACCGGGCTCCAGCGACACCCGCCGCGTGATCGGCGCGTCGGCGGCGGGCGTACTGGTCCTGCTGATCGCCTGGAACTTCATCTACTTCTGGCCCCTGTACACCGGCACGGCGATCCCCCTCGACTCCTGGCGGTCCCGGATGTGGCTGGACACCTGGGTCTGA
- a CDS encoding penicillin-binding transpeptidase domain-containing protein, whose product MRRGVRAGVTGVVCAVLVGGAGYGAYNLLSALDGDAGGGGGTAVSTGPPGAGEVRETSARFFAAWEKGDAATAASYTNFPEAARQLLTAYRGDAHITKVRVTPGTAAGRSVPFTVTAAVSYDGTSRPLAYRSRLTVVRGETSHRPLVDWQPSVVHPRLRKGDTLVTGEAAAPPIEAVDRDDGVLTKQKYPSLSPVLDELRKRYGDRAGGRAGVELAIRHASADGEGRADTPLLTLVKGRPGRLRTTFSAKAQTAAETAVGKYPDASVVAVRASTGEILAVADHRNDGFDAALLGERAPGSTMKIISAAALIDNGRTTANGPAPCPPSAVSMSQTFHNLKDLAPDHHATLSDSFARSCNTAFVKFADEVKPDTLTREAEERFGLGRNNWRIGVPSFDGRVPAAGGSDKAAGLIGQGQVQMSPLNMASVTATAMTGAFRQPVLVPLSLDGRTPARARGLAPGTVAQLRAMMNRTARSGTAAGVMAGLNGNVGAKTGSAEVDGEARSDSWFTGYRDDVAAAAMVEDGGHGIDAAGPIVASVLRNAG is encoded by the coding sequence ATGCGCAGGGGAGTCAGGGCCGGGGTGACAGGCGTCGTGTGCGCGGTGCTGGTGGGCGGTGCCGGTTACGGGGCCTACAACCTGCTGAGCGCCCTGGACGGCGACGCGGGCGGCGGCGGTGGCACGGCGGTCAGCACCGGGCCGCCCGGCGCCGGCGAGGTCAGGGAGACATCGGCTCGGTTCTTCGCCGCCTGGGAGAAGGGCGACGCGGCGACCGCCGCCTCGTACACGAACTTTCCGGAGGCCGCCCGGCAGTTGCTGACGGCCTACCGCGGTGACGCGCACATCACCAAGGTGCGCGTCACCCCCGGCACGGCCGCCGGCAGGTCCGTGCCGTTCACGGTCACGGCGGCCGTGTCGTACGACGGCACGTCGCGACCGCTCGCCTACCGCAGCAGGCTGACCGTCGTCCGCGGGGAGACCTCGCACCGCCCGCTGGTCGACTGGCAGCCGTCCGTGGTGCATCCGCGGCTGCGCAAGGGGGACACGCTCGTGACCGGCGAGGCGGCGGCCCCGCCGATCGAGGCCGTGGACCGCGACGACGGCGTGCTGACGAAGCAGAAGTACCCGTCCCTCAGCCCCGTGCTGGACGAGTTGCGCAAGCGGTACGGCGACAGGGCGGGCGGCCGGGCCGGCGTGGAGCTGGCCATCCGTCACGCGAGCGCCGACGGTGAGGGCCGGGCGGACACGCCGCTGCTCACCCTCGTCAAGGGCAGGCCGGGCAGGCTCCGTACGACGTTCAGCGCGAAGGCGCAGACGGCGGCCGAGACGGCCGTGGGGAAGTACCCGGACGCCTCCGTCGTGGCCGTCCGGGCGAGCACCGGCGAGATCCTGGCCGTCGCCGACCACCGCAACGACGGTTTCGACGCGGCCCTGCTCGGTGAACGCGCGCCCGGCTCCACGATGAAGATCATCAGTGCGGCGGCCCTCATCGACAACGGCCGGACCACCGCGAACGGCCCGGCACCCTGCCCGCCGTCCGCCGTCTCGATGAGCCAGACCTTCCACAACCTCAAGGACCTGGCGCCGGACCACCACGCGACCCTGTCCGACAGCTTCGCCCGTTCCTGCAACACGGCGTTCGTGAAGTTCGCGGACGAGGTGAAGCCCGACACCCTCACCCGGGAGGCCGAGGAGCGGTTCGGGCTCGGGCGGAACAACTGGCGGATAGGGGTGCCGTCCTTCGACGGCCGGGTACCCGCCGCCGGGGGCTCCGACAAGGCGGCCGGTCTGATCGGCCAGGGCCAGGTCCAGATGAGTCCGCTGAACATGGCGTCCGTGACGGCGACCGCGATGACCGGCGCCTTCCGGCAGCCGGTGCTCGTGCCGCTCTCCCTGGACGGCCGCACACCGGCACGCGCGCGCGGGCTGGCGCCGGGCACGGTCGCGCAACTGCGCGCCATGATGAACCGCACCGCGCGCAGCGGTACGGCGGCGGGTGTGATGGCCGGGCTGAACGGGAACGTGGGCGCGAAGACGGGGTCGGCGGAGGTCGACGGGGAGGCCAGGTCGGACAGTTGGTTCACCGGTTACCGTGACGACGTGGCCGCGGCGGCGATGGTCGAGGACGGTGGCCACGGCATCGACGCGGCCGGTCCGATTGTCGCAAGCGTGCTACGGAACGCCGGCTGA
- a CDS encoding SsgA family sporulation/cell division regulator: MSVVEQYARAHIVTDEEDPGAVPVMLRYDPDSDPRSVRVGLPGPHEWTFSRALLEQGLRTPAESGDVRVWPCGRVQAVVEFHTDHGVEVVQFESKALVRFLRRTYTAEPVRI, from the coding sequence ATGTCGGTGGTCGAACAGTACGCACGCGCCCATATCGTCACGGACGAGGAGGACCCGGGGGCCGTGCCCGTCATGCTGCGCTACGACCCCGACAGCGATCCCCGCTCCGTCCGCGTCGGCCTTCCCGGACCGCACGAGTGGACCTTCTCCCGCGCCCTCCTCGAGCAGGGGCTGCGGACGCCGGCCGAGAGCGGCGACGTCCGGGTCTGGCCCTGCGGACGCGTCCAGGCCGTCGTCGAGTTCCACACCGACCACGGTGTCGAGGTGGTGCAGTTCGAGTCCAAGGCCCTGGTCCGGTTCCTGCGCCGGACCTACACCGCCGAGCCCGTACGGATCTGA
- a CDS encoding 4-(cytidine 5'-diphospho)-2-C-methyl-D-erythritol kinase yields the protein MSVTVRVPAKVNVQLAVGAARPDGFHDLANVFLAVGLYDEVTVTPADELRVTCAGPDAAQVPLDRTNLAARAALALAGRRGIEPAVHLHIAKDIPVAGGMAGGSADGAGALLACDALWGTGASRAELLDLCAELGSDVPFSLVGGAALGVGRGERLTALEVGGTFHWVFAMAGRGLSTPAVFREFDRLAQGRDIPAPVASPDLLEALAKGDPEALAAAVSNDLQPAALSLFPELADTLDAGRAAGALTALVSGSGPTTAFLARDTESAERIAAALRTSGACRSVRTAAGPVPGATVL from the coding sequence GTGAGCGTCACGGTCCGCGTCCCCGCCAAGGTCAACGTCCAGCTCGCGGTGGGCGCCGCCCGCCCCGACGGGTTCCACGACCTCGCCAACGTCTTCCTCGCCGTCGGCCTGTACGACGAGGTCACCGTCACCCCGGCCGACGAACTGCGCGTCACCTGCGCCGGCCCCGACGCCGCCCAGGTGCCGCTGGACCGCACCAACCTCGCCGCGCGCGCGGCCCTCGCCCTCGCCGGGCGCCGGGGCATCGAACCCGCCGTGCACCTCCACATCGCCAAGGACATCCCGGTGGCCGGCGGCATGGCGGGCGGCAGCGCGGACGGCGCGGGCGCGCTGCTCGCCTGCGACGCCCTGTGGGGCACGGGCGCCTCCCGCGCCGAACTGCTCGACCTCTGCGCCGAACTGGGCAGCGACGTACCGTTCAGCCTGGTCGGAGGCGCCGCCCTCGGCGTCGGGCGCGGTGAGCGGCTCACCGCCCTGGAGGTCGGCGGCACGTTCCACTGGGTGTTCGCGATGGCCGGGCGGGGCCTGTCCACGCCGGCGGTCTTCCGGGAGTTCGACCGGCTGGCGCAGGGGCGGGACATCCCCGCACCGGTCGCCTCCCCGGACCTCCTGGAGGCGCTCGCCAAGGGCGACCCGGAGGCGTTGGCGGCGGCCGTGTCCAACGACCTCCAGCCCGCGGCCCTGTCCCTGTTCCCCGAACTGGCCGACACCCTGGACGCGGGCCGCGCGGCGGGCGCGCTCACCGCGCTCGTCTCGGGTTCCGGGCCGACGACCGCGTTCCTGGCACGCGACACCGAGTCGGCGGAGCGGATCGCGGCGGCGCTGCGCACCTCGGGAGCGTGCCGGTCGGTACGGACGGCGGCGGGACCGGTGCCGGGGGCGACCGTCCTCTGA
- the rsmA gene encoding 16S rRNA (adenine(1518)-N(6)/adenine(1519)-N(6))-dimethyltransferase RsmA, producing MSSPLPDALLGPADIRELAAALGVRPTKQRGQNFVIDANTVRRIVRTAGVRPDDVVVEVGPGLGSLTLALLEVADRVTAVEIDDVLAAALPGTIAARMPERADRFALVHSDAMHVTELPGPPPTALVANLPYNVAVPVLLHMLDTFPTIERTLVMVQSEVADRLAAAPGNKVYGVPSVKANWYAEVKRAGAIGRNVFWPAPNVDSGLVSLVRRTDPVRTTAAKDQVFRVIDAAFAQRRKTLRAALAGWAGSAAAAEAALVAAGVSPQARGEALTVEEFARIAEHRDAGDDAPRQGG from the coding sequence GTGAGCAGCCCCCTCCCCGACGCCCTCCTCGGCCCGGCCGACATCCGTGAACTCGCCGCAGCACTCGGTGTCCGTCCCACCAAGCAGCGCGGCCAGAACTTCGTGATCGACGCCAACACGGTCCGCCGGATCGTCCGCACCGCCGGCGTCCGCCCCGACGACGTGGTCGTCGAGGTCGGCCCCGGGCTCGGCTCCCTCACCCTCGCCCTGCTGGAGGTCGCGGACCGGGTCACCGCCGTCGAGATCGACGACGTCCTGGCCGCCGCGCTGCCCGGGACCATCGCCGCGCGCATGCCGGAGCGGGCCGACCGGTTCGCGCTGGTCCACTCCGACGCGATGCACGTCACCGAGCTGCCCGGCCCCCCGCCGACGGCCCTGGTGGCGAACCTGCCGTACAACGTCGCCGTCCCCGTGCTGCTGCACATGCTCGACACCTTCCCGACCATCGAGCGGACGCTGGTGATGGTGCAGTCGGAGGTCGCCGACCGGCTCGCCGCCGCGCCGGGCAACAAGGTGTACGGCGTGCCGTCCGTGAAGGCCAACTGGTACGCCGAGGTGAAGCGGGCCGGGGCCATCGGACGCAACGTGTTCTGGCCCGCGCCGAACGTCGACAGCGGGCTGGTCTCCCTCGTCCGGCGGACCGATCCGGTCCGGACGACCGCCGCCAAGGACCAGGTCTTCCGGGTGATCGACGCGGCCTTCGCCCAGCGCCGCAAGACGCTGCGGGCGGCGCTCGCCGGCTGGGCCGGGTCCGCGGCGGCGGCCGAGGCGGCCCTGGTCGCGGCCGGCGTGTCGCCGCAGGCCCGCGGGGAGGCCCTGACCGTCGAGGAGTTCGCCCGCATCGCCGAGCACCGCGACGCCGGGGACGACGCCCCCCGGCAGGGCGGGTAG
- the rsmI gene encoding 16S rRNA (cytidine(1402)-2'-O)-methyltransferase, with the protein MTGTLVLAGTPIGDVADAPPRLAAELAGADVVAAEDTRRLRRLTQALGVTPRGRVVSYFEGNESARTPELVENLLGGDRVLLVTDAGMPSVSDPGYRLVAAAVERDIRVTAVPGPSAVLTALALSGLPVDRFCFEGFLPRKAGERLSRLREVADERRTLVYFEAPHRLDDTLAAMAEVFGAARRAAVCRELTKTYEEVRRGPLDELARWAAEGVRGEITVVVEGAPDTGPEEVGPAELVRRVRDREEAGERRKEAIAAVAAEAGLPKRVVFDAVVAAKRAGE; encoded by the coding sequence GTGACTGGAACCCTTGTCCTCGCAGGTACCCCCATCGGCGACGTCGCGGACGCGCCGCCCCGGCTCGCCGCGGAACTGGCCGGCGCCGACGTCGTCGCCGCCGAGGACACCCGGCGGCTGCGCCGGCTCACCCAGGCGCTGGGCGTCACGCCCAGGGGGCGCGTGGTCTCCTACTTCGAGGGCAACGAGTCCGCCCGCACGCCGGAGCTGGTCGAGAACCTGCTCGGCGGGGACCGCGTCCTGCTGGTGACCGACGCCGGCATGCCGTCGGTGTCCGACCCCGGATACCGGCTGGTCGCCGCCGCCGTCGAACGGGACATCCGGGTCACCGCCGTACCCGGCCCGTCCGCCGTGCTCACCGCGCTCGCCCTGTCCGGGCTGCCCGTCGACCGGTTCTGCTTCGAGGGGTTCCTGCCGCGCAAGGCCGGTGAGCGGCTGTCCCGGCTGCGCGAGGTCGCGGACGAACGGCGGACCCTCGTCTACTTCGAGGCCCCGCACCGGCTCGACGACACCCTCGCCGCCATGGCCGAGGTCTTCGGCGCCGCCCGGCGGGCCGCCGTCTGCCGCGAGCTGACCAAGACGTACGAGGAGGTGCGGCGCGGCCCGCTGGACGAGCTGGCGCGGTGGGCCGCGGAGGGCGTCCGCGGCGAGATCACCGTCGTGGTCGAGGGCGCCCCCGACACCGGACCCGAGGAGGTCGGCCCCGCGGAGCTGGTCCGCCGGGTGCGGGACCGCGAGGAGGCGGGCGAGCGCCGCAAGGAGGCCATCGCGGCCGTCGCGGCGGAGGCGGGGCTGCCCAAGCGCGTGGTCTTCGACGCCGTCGTCGCCGCCAAGCGCGCCGGAGAATGA
- a CDS encoding penicillin-binding transpeptidase domain-containing protein, protein MGKRRRVAERRRTRPAVLGGMIAVVVGGAGFGVYALYVGGAAADERPAATAGHKPVPAGPLAVTEVRTASTRFLTAWQRGRISEAAAATDDPSAAGRLLTGYGKDAHLTDVRLTPGPAKGATVPFSVRATVAYRHVAKPLSYGSSLTVVRRAGDGRPLVDWHASVVHPDLKDGDTLVTGASGTPPVKALDRDGAEMTAARFPSLGTVLDGLREKYGKTAGGTAGVELRVVRGKASRAAKLSDKTLAELTEGTPGTVRTTLSPTLQTVAERQVARRARASVVVLRPSTGEILAVANSGHGFNTAFQGSLAPGSTMKIITSSLLIDKGLAATDRTHPCPKTVTYGGWKFHNDDDFQIKGGTFKASFARSCNTAFVSQAKKLRNDDLTRQAQQVFGLSMNNWAIGVPTFDGSVPVQSAAQMAASLIGQGGVRMNPLNMASVAATVRSGTFHQPYLVSPAVDHRTLAKASRRLPAGTLSQLRELMRYTAASGTAAEAMSGLGPDYGAKTGSAEVDGQKKPNGWFTAYRGDLAAAGVVQAGGHGGDTAGPIVATLLRTGG, encoded by the coding sequence GTGGGCAAGCGAAGGCGTGTCGCCGAGCGACGGAGGACCCGTCCGGCCGTACTCGGCGGGATGATCGCCGTGGTGGTCGGCGGCGCCGGGTTCGGTGTCTACGCGCTCTACGTCGGCGGGGCGGCGGCCGACGAGCGGCCCGCCGCCACGGCCGGCCACAAGCCCGTGCCGGCCGGCCCGCTCGCCGTCACCGAGGTCCGCACGGCCTCCACCCGCTTCCTCACCGCCTGGCAGCGGGGCAGGATCTCCGAGGCCGCCGCCGCCACCGACGACCCGTCCGCCGCCGGCAGGCTGCTCACCGGCTACGGCAAGGACGCCCACCTGACAGACGTCAGGCTCACCCCCGGCCCGGCGAAGGGCGCCACGGTGCCGTTCTCGGTCAGGGCGACGGTGGCCTACCGCCACGTCGCCAAGCCGCTGTCCTACGGCAGTTCGCTCACCGTCGTGCGCCGGGCGGGCGACGGCAGGCCGCTGGTCGACTGGCACGCCTCCGTGGTCCACCCGGACCTGAAGGACGGCGACACGCTCGTCACCGGCGCGTCCGGCACCCCGCCCGTCAAGGCGCTCGACCGCGACGGCGCCGAGATGACGGCCGCCCGGTTCCCGTCGCTGGGCACGGTGCTGGACGGGCTGCGGGAGAAGTACGGCAAGACGGCGGGCGGCACCGCGGGCGTCGAGCTGCGCGTGGTGCGCGGCAAGGCGTCCAGGGCGGCCAAGCTGTCCGACAAGACGCTGGCGGAGCTGACCGAGGGCACGCCGGGCACGGTACGCACGACACTCAGCCCGACGCTCCAGACGGTGGCCGAGCGGCAGGTGGCCCGGCGCGCGCGTGCCTCAGTGGTCGTCCTGCGCCCCTCGACCGGTGAGATCCTCGCGGTCGCCAACAGCGGCCACGGCTTCAACACCGCCTTCCAGGGCTCCCTCGCACCCGGCTCCACGATGAAGATCATCACTTCGTCGCTGCTGATCGACAAGGGCCTGGCGGCCACGGACCGGACGCACCCCTGCCCGAAGACGGTCACCTACGGCGGCTGGAAGTTCCACAACGACGACGACTTCCAGATCAAGGGCGGCACGTTCAAGGCGAGCTTCGCCCGCTCCTGCAACACCGCCTTCGTCAGCCAGGCGAAGAAGCTGAGGAACGACGACCTGACCCGGCAGGCCCAGCAGGTCTTCGGCCTGTCCATGAACAACTGGGCGATCGGCGTACCCACCTTCGACGGCTCGGTGCCGGTGCAGTCGGCGGCCCAGATGGCGGCCTCGCTGATCGGGCAGGGCGGGGTGCGCATGAACCCGCTGAACATGGCCTCGGTCGCCGCCACGGTCAGGTCGGGCACCTTCCACCAGCCCTACCTGGTGTCCCCGGCCGTGGACCACCGCACGCTGGCCAAGGCGTCCCGCCGGCTGCCGGCCGGGACGCTGTCCCAGTTGCGCGAGCTGATGCGGTACACGGCCGCCTCCGGTACGGCCGCTGAGGCCATGTCGGGGCTCGGCCCGGACTACGGCGCGAAGACCGGCTCCGCGGAGGTCGACGGGCAGAAGAAGCCCAACGGCTGGTTCACCGCCTACCGGGGCGACCTCGCCGCCGCGGGCGTGGTCCAGGCTGGCGGCCACGGCGGCGACACGGCGGGCCCGATCGTGGCGACGCTGCTGCGGACGGGCGGCTGA